The Heliomicrobium undosum genome has a segment encoding these proteins:
- a CDS encoding tripartite tricarboxylate transporter substrate binding protein, producing MRKTVLRMLPRFMPVALLLLAIVLTGCEQFGAKKTSGGYPDQPVTMIIAFPAGGSSDVQAKIVEKYWRKYFNQPVAIEYKTGSGGQVGFTAIAKASPDGYTIGGVNVPHILLQSLGAKATFKKDDFIHIAQVVNDPQLLIVNKSSSIGSLNEFIAEAKQKKGQMSIGVVGALSGHHLAMLKMQDIMGLSFTAVPFEGAADQTKALLEGKVDAIIGNLNDVMRGMDKIRMLAIASEKRHSVIRNVPTFKELGYDFTSDIRRGFSVPAGTDAETVARLREGFRKICQDAGYQEEMEKIGQPSEYLSGEDFTAYCDRYFVEAKGLIEKYGLNKKT from the coding sequence GTGAGAAAGACGGTGCTGAGGATGTTGCCGCGGTTTATGCCTGTAGCCCTGTTGTTGCTTGCGATTGTGCTCACGGGTTGCGAGCAGTTCGGCGCAAAAAAGACGTCCGGCGGGTACCCCGATCAGCCGGTCACCATGATCATCGCCTTCCCGGCCGGCGGATCCAGCGACGTGCAAGCCAAAATCGTGGAAAAGTACTGGAGAAAGTACTTTAACCAACCGGTGGCCATCGAATATAAGACGGGATCCGGCGGCCAAGTCGGCTTCACCGCCATCGCCAAAGCGTCGCCAGACGGTTACACCATCGGCGGCGTCAACGTGCCCCACATTCTCTTGCAGTCGCTGGGCGCCAAGGCGACCTTCAAAAAGGATGATTTCATCCACATCGCGCAAGTCGTCAACGACCCCCAGTTGCTCATTGTCAATAAGTCCAGTTCCATCGGCAGTCTCAATGAGTTTATCGCCGAAGCAAAGCAAAAAAAGGGTCAGATGTCGATCGGCGTCGTTGGCGCGCTTTCCGGTCATCACCTGGCGATGCTTAAGATGCAAGATATCATGGGGTTATCTTTCACGGCTGTCCCTTTTGAAGGCGCTGCCGATCAGACGAAGGCGCTTTTGGAGGGGAAGGTGGACGCGATCATCGGCAACCTGAATGACGTCATGCGCGGGATGGATAAGATCCGCATGCTCGCCATCGCATCGGAAAAGCGCCATTCCGTGATCCGCAACGTTCCGACCTTCAAGGAACTGGGCTACGACTTCACCTCCGATATCCGGCGCGGATTTTCCGTGCCGGCCGGAACCGATGCCGAGACAGTGGCGCGGCTGCGCGAGGGATTCCGGAAAATCTGCCAGGACGCCGGTTACCAGGAAGAGATGGAGAAGATCGGACAGCCGTCTGAGTACCTCTCCGGCGAGGACTTTACGGCCTATTGCGACCGCTACTTCGTCGAAGCCAAAGGATTGATTGAAAAATACGGTTTGAACAAGAAAACCTAG
- a CDS encoding cytochrome b5-like heme/steroid binding domain-containing protein — protein sequence MYQPSDMHLECCQSIWKLHYYTSLMCHEPCPYRRRLLLRQIQGVTQGLAALVSAVCSNRVPSATPHPDNQIHQTVIPKRELGRYDGRNGAPAYVAVNTIVYDVTNDPAWAAGSHFGLTAGRDLSGQYSACHGGQPILEKLPVAGRLGG from the coding sequence ATGTATCAACCGAGCGATATGCATCTGGAATGTTGTCAAAGCATCTGGAAATTACACTACTACACCAGCCTGATGTGCCATGAACCCTGCCCCTATCGCAGACGCCTCTTGCTGCGACAGATCCAGGGCGTGACGCAAGGCCTTGCTGCTTTGGTCAGCGCAGTCTGTTCGAACCGAGTCCCATCTGCCACGCCCCATCCCGACAATCAGATCCATCAGACGGTAATCCCCAAGCGGGAGTTGGGCAGGTATGACGGAAGAAACGGCGCTCCTGCCTATGTGGCGGTCAATACCATCGTCTACGATGTCACGAACGATCCGGCGTGGGCGGCAGGAAGCCATTTCGGACTCACGGCGGGCCGAGACCTGTCCGGGCAGTACAGCGCATGTCACGGAGGTCAGCCAATCTTGGAAAAGCTGCCCGTGGCGGGGCGTTTGGGCGGCTGA
- a CDS encoding HD-GYP domain-containing protein produces the protein MSNLKVGDVLAKNIYASDGRVLLSQGVALTSGYIARMVNLGVSKVYIQDKQLADVSIEEPLTDKTRNAAIQILEDITDTIPVKKDGLMTLNKDELDRVSNKFNSARYIGVVKEIVSELIGNMDVMIHLADMRERSDFLFTHSVTTTVLSTLCGLGMGLTRKQLDELATGCLLHDIGFTVIQPELLRKPINTITPEEAALFRKHSAVGLAIMKKLPGISIPSAYVASQHHELVDGTGFPNGLKGDQIHLYSRILAVSDFFDNLISGKAGKRLLPHQAYEVVLAQAGTKFDLNVVTSFVRHIALYPNGSTVLLTTNETGVVVRQTSSPARPVVRVFRKRVSGDDVDFKEYDMTKELTIFIKEVID, from the coding sequence GTGAGCAATCTCAAAGTGGGCGATGTCCTGGCCAAAAACATCTATGCCAGCGATGGCCGGGTCCTGCTCAGCCAAGGGGTTGCCCTGACGAGCGGTTATATCGCCCGCATGGTCAACCTGGGCGTCTCGAAGGTTTACATCCAAGACAAGCAACTGGCCGACGTCTCGATTGAAGAGCCCTTGACGGACAAGACGCGAAATGCCGCCATCCAGATTCTTGAGGACATCACCGACACCATCCCCGTCAAAAAAGACGGGCTAATGACGCTCAACAAGGATGAACTCGATCGGGTCAGCAACAAATTCAATTCGGCGCGCTACATCGGCGTCGTCAAAGAGATCGTCAGCGAGTTGATCGGCAATATGGATGTCATGATCCACCTCGCCGATATGCGGGAGCGCTCCGACTTCCTCTTCACCCATTCGGTGACGACAACCGTCCTGTCCACGTTGTGCGGCCTCGGCATGGGCCTTACCCGCAAACAACTGGACGAACTGGCGACAGGTTGCCTGCTCCATGACATCGGTTTCACCGTCATCCAGCCGGAACTGCTCCGCAAACCGATCAACACGATCACCCCCGAAGAGGCAGCGCTCTTTCGCAAGCATTCCGCCGTCGGCCTGGCGATCATGAAAAAACTGCCCGGCATCAGCATCCCGTCGGCCTATGTGGCCAGCCAGCATCACGAGTTGGTGGACGGCACGGGGTTTCCCAACGGGCTGAAGGGCGATCAGATCCACCTCTATTCGCGCATCCTCGCCGTATCCGACTTCTTCGACAACCTGATCAGCGGCAAGGCCGGGAAAAGGCTGCTGCCCCACCAGGCCTACGAGGTCGTCCTGGCCCAAGCAGGCACGAAGTTCGACCTCAACGTGGTCACCTCCTTCGTCCGCCATATCGCCCTCTACCCGAACGGCAGCACGGTGTTGTTGACGACGAACGAAACAGGCGTCGTCGTCCGTCAGACCTCCTCCCCGGCCCGCCCGGTGGTCCGCGTCTTCCGCAAGCGGGTCAGCGGCGACGATGTCGATTTTAAGGAGTATGACATGACGAAGGAATTGACGATATTTATCAAAGAGGTCATTGACTGA
- a CDS encoding NAD(P)H-dependent oxidoreductase — MKHLILFAHPNPKSFNTAILKTTVKVLEGKGHQVTVRNLYEMHFDPVLKGTDFEVFHSGKKPPDVEQEHDLIAAADGITMIYPIWWSGMPALLKGYIDRVFSYGFAYRYNDEGVPVGMLSGKKGLIINTLGSTTEYYDSIGMTEAVKKTTDTSIFGFCGMEPVGHLFFGAVPAVDDATRQGMQKTLTEKLDGLF; from the coding sequence ATGAAACATCTCATCCTCTTTGCCCACCCCAACCCCAAAAGCTTCAACACGGCGATTTTGAAGACGACCGTGAAGGTGCTCGAAGGCAAAGGCCACCAGGTTACCGTGCGAAATCTCTATGAGATGCATTTTGACCCCGTACTGAAGGGTACTGATTTCGAGGTGTTCCATTCCGGCAAGAAACCACCCGATGTGGAGCAGGAGCACGATCTCATCGCTGCGGCCGATGGTATCACCATGATCTATCCGATCTGGTGGTCCGGGATGCCGGCCCTCTTGAAGGGCTACATCGATCGGGTCTTCTCCTACGGCTTCGCCTACCGGTATAATGACGAGGGCGTACCGGTGGGGATGCTGTCCGGCAAAAAGGGATTGATCATCAACACGCTGGGGAGCACGACGGAATATTATGATTCGATCGGCATGACCGAGGCGGTAAAAAAGACAACCGACACAAGCATCTTCGGTTTTTGCGGAATGGAACCAGTGGGGCATCTCTTCTTTGGCGCTGTGCCAGCGGTCGATGACGCAACGCGGCAGGGCATGCAGAAGACATTGACGGAGAAATTAGACGGGTTGTTCTAG
- a CDS encoding methyl-accepting chemotaxis protein → MSFRDISLKVKLLAGFTALLLIFSASAFFNYTMLQAIKCAQDTQMRRMQDETIATQMKTCVGMLSTSQSDLIINHRADTITQYQKDAVLFRELIDKVIAQADTEEERSWGKELKATGEEYLKQFNRVVAVYEQRASLSPADMAEQYQRIDEDTDRARSRFMQLADEYIEAYADEANEAEKESKSFFAQAVTASFVGFGLAALLGIGLAISFAGRISAAVNVMLEGATAVAAGDLTRQLPVTSKDELGQLTEAFNRMTMSLQQIVRQVFDSAENLAATSQQLSATTQETAAFNADIAGTVSHMAKGAGKQAKAVDETHEVIRQVCENILLVDRNVETASQGGEKAAETAQAGSIQAGEAVRKIRKVQETTIQMGDVITALGEQSQEISQIVEAIKAIAAQTNLLALNAAIEAARAGEQGRGFAVVAEEVRKLAEQSAASAEQIAGLIDSVQGQTAQAIAAMNVNKGEVAAGAASVDAAGRAFDTIAADVNRVVAQIESVSGATRQITEGAEKAVQSVTAIAGVAREAAAGTEQMAARIQEQSAAMEEVAASAQMLAKLSEEMQGIVAGFKV, encoded by the coding sequence ATGAGTTTTCGAGACATTTCTCTGAAAGTAAAGCTCCTCGCTGGATTTACGGCCCTGTTGCTGATTTTTTCCGCTTCCGCCTTCTTCAACTACACGATGTTGCAAGCGATCAAATGCGCGCAAGACACGCAGATGAGGCGAATGCAGGATGAGACTATCGCCACCCAAATGAAGACCTGTGTGGGCATGCTCTCCACGAGTCAATCCGATCTGATCATCAATCACCGCGCTGACACGATCACGCAGTATCAGAAGGATGCTGTGTTGTTTCGAGAACTCATCGACAAGGTGATCGCCCAGGCGGACACGGAGGAAGAGCGCAGTTGGGGGAAGGAACTGAAAGCTACCGGTGAAGAGTACCTGAAGCAGTTCAATCGCGTCGTCGCCGTCTATGAACAACGGGCGAGTTTGTCCCCTGCTGACATGGCCGAACAGTACCAGCGTATAGACGAAGACACGGATCGGGCGAGAAGCCGATTTATGCAGTTGGCTGACGAGTACATCGAGGCCTATGCCGACGAAGCCAACGAGGCCGAGAAGGAAAGCAAAAGCTTCTTCGCCCAGGCTGTCACGGCGTCCTTTGTCGGCTTTGGACTGGCGGCGTTGCTCGGCATCGGGCTGGCCATTTCGTTTGCCGGACGCATCAGCGCAGCTGTCAACGTCATGCTGGAAGGGGCCACGGCGGTGGCAGCCGGTGATCTGACCCGCCAGTTGCCCGTCACCTCCAAGGATGAATTGGGTCAACTGACCGAAGCGTTTAACAGGATGACGATGTCGCTGCAGCAAATTGTGCGGCAGGTGTTCGACTCGGCAGAAAACCTCGCGGCCACGAGTCAGCAACTGTCGGCGACGACCCAGGAGACGGCAGCCTTTAACGCCGATATCGCCGGGACGGTAAGCCATATGGCCAAAGGCGCCGGCAAGCAGGCGAAAGCCGTCGATGAGACGCACGAAGTCATCCGGCAGGTGTGCGAAAACATCCTCTTGGTGGACCGGAATGTGGAAACGGCGAGTCAGGGCGGGGAAAAAGCGGCTGAAACGGCTCAGGCCGGGAGTATCCAGGCCGGTGAAGCCGTGCGCAAAATCCGGAAGGTCCAGGAGACGACCATCCAGATGGGCGACGTGATTACGGCGCTCGGCGAGCAATCGCAGGAGATCAGCCAGATTGTGGAGGCGATCAAAGCCATCGCCGCCCAGACGAACCTGCTGGCCTTGAATGCGGCCATCGAAGCGGCCCGGGCCGGCGAGCAGGGACGGGGTTTTGCCGTAGTGGCCGAAGAGGTGCGCAAACTGGCGGAACAGTCGGCCGCTTCAGCCGAGCAGATCGCCGGCTTGATTGACAGTGTTCAAGGGCAAACCGCTCAAGCCATTGCGGCGATGAACGTAAACAAAGGCGAGGTGGCCGCCGGCGCCGCGTCGGTGGACGCGGCGGGGAGGGCTTTTGACACCATCGCGGCTGATGTGAACCGGGTGGTGGCGCAGATCGAGAGCGTGTCCGGCGCGACCCGGCAGATCACGGAAGGCGCCGAGAAGGCTGTGCAGTCTGTTACGGCGATTGCCGGTGTGGCCCGGGAAGCCGCTGCCGGCACGGAGCAGATGGCTGCCCGGATTCAAGAGCAATCGGCTGCGATGGAGGAAGTGGCTGCTTCTGCTCAGATGCTGGCCAAATTGAGCGAGGAGATGCAGGGGATCGTGGCTGGGTTTAAGGTATAA
- a CDS encoding tripartite tricarboxylate transporter permease, whose product MTPLLHGFADALTPGNLFFAFLGCLLGTLVGVLPGLGPTSGIAMLLPLTLILDPAPAIIMLCGIYYGAMYGGSTTAILVNIPGEVASVPTAMDGYALARKGRAGPALAIAAISSFVAGTLSLIGLTFFAPALAGWALRFGPPEYVALMCLALSVVVNLTGRSIIKGLISALLGFLVAMVGMDPITGVSRFTFGQVDLMSGIDFISVVIGLFAVAEILSNVENPAVQVYTAKLTGLMPTWDDIRQTLPAMLRSTGIGFFLGLLPGCSPAVTAFVAYDAEKRLAKDAEEFGQGSLVGVAAPEGANNATTSGGFVPLFSFGIPSGPALAVLLGGFMMYGLQPGPTLFEKNADLVWAIIASMYIGNVILVVLNLPLVGLWARLVRVPYPLLAPVVLVSSFIGAYSVRNKLMDVWIALFFGLLGWWMRKIEMPAAPLILTTVLAGMLETSLKQTLSMGEGSLSILFQRPISLALLVLAFSLTALSLYGRYKKTGGGGPPVVSEES is encoded by the coding sequence ATGACGCCGTTGCTCCACGGCTTTGCCGACGCCCTGACACCCGGCAATTTGTTTTTTGCCTTTCTCGGCTGCCTGCTAGGGACGCTCGTCGGTGTGTTGCCGGGCCTCGGCCCCACATCGGGCATCGCCATGCTTTTACCCTTGACGCTTATCCTCGACCCGGCGCCCGCCATCATCATGCTCTGCGGGATTTATTACGGGGCTATGTACGGTGGATCCACCACAGCCATCCTCGTCAACATCCCCGGCGAGGTCGCTTCGGTGCCCACGGCGATGGACGGCTATGCGCTGGCGCGAAAGGGGCGGGCGGGACCGGCATTGGCCATTGCCGCCATCTCTTCTTTCGTCGCCGGAACGCTGAGTTTGATCGGACTCACCTTTTTTGCCCCCGCTCTTGCCGGCTGGGCGCTCCGCTTCGGTCCGCCCGAATATGTGGCGCTCATGTGCTTGGCCTTGAGCGTCGTCGTCAACCTGACGGGGCGCTCGATCATCAAGGGGCTGATTTCGGCGCTCCTCGGCTTTCTGGTAGCCATGGTCGGCATGGATCCCATCACCGGCGTGTCGCGATTCACCTTTGGCCAGGTGGATCTCATGTCCGGCATTGACTTCATCAGTGTTGTCATCGGCCTTTTTGCCGTCGCCGAAATCCTCTCCAACGTGGAAAACCCGGCTGTCCAGGTCTATACGGCCAAACTGACCGGTCTCATGCCAACCTGGGACGATATCCGGCAGACCTTGCCAGCCATGCTCCGGTCCACCGGCATCGGCTTTTTTCTCGGGCTCCTGCCGGGCTGCAGTCCCGCTGTGACCGCCTTTGTCGCCTATGACGCCGAAAAGCGCCTGGCCAAAGACGCCGAGGAATTCGGTCAGGGCAGCCTGGTGGGCGTGGCTGCCCCGGAAGGCGCCAACAACGCCACCACCAGCGGCGGTTTTGTCCCGCTCTTTTCCTTCGGCATCCCCTCCGGGCCTGCCTTGGCGGTGCTGCTCGGCGGGTTTATGATGTACGGGTTGCAGCCGGGGCCGACGCTGTTTGAAAAGAACGCTGACCTCGTCTGGGCGATCATCGCCTCCATGTATATCGGCAACGTCATCCTTGTGGTGCTTAATCTGCCTCTGGTCGGTCTCTGGGCACGGCTGGTCCGGGTTCCCTACCCGCTGTTGGCCCCGGTCGTGCTGGTTAGTTCATTCATCGGCGCGTACAGCGTGCGCAATAAACTCATGGATGTCTGGATCGCCCTGTTCTTCGGTCTGCTCGGTTGGTGGATGCGCAAGATCGAAATGCCTGCCGCGCCCCTCATCTTGACGACTGTTCTCGCCGGCATGTTGGAAACGTCGCTGAAACAGACGCTCAGCATGGGGGAAGGAAGCCTGAGCATCCTCTTTCAGCGGCCCATCAGCCTGGCCTTGCTGGTGCTGGCTTTTTCCCTTACCGCGCTCTCCCTCTATGGACGCTACAAAAAAACCGGCGGCGGCGGTCCTCCCGTGGTCAGTGAGGAGAGTTGA
- a CDS encoding tripartite tricarboxylate transporter TctB family protein: MWQAELTSALAIFLLALAAVVSALAMPQGVVGSGMGPGVLPLWIGTALACLSVLLIARSLRSGFVRKTQQQDGQAGNGPQAQLEDPLAQDDQEQNLQAKILQAKSQKAPDRQEPLLAKGEALAVTELFLTLAIYVLAIDLLGFGSATVGLVAILARRLGRYALWRCLLYGVLVGAIAILVFRELLTMPLPGGWSGF, translated from the coding sequence ATGTGGCAGGCCGAACTGACATCGGCCCTCGCAATTTTCCTGTTAGCCCTGGCTGCCGTCGTCTCCGCTTTGGCAATGCCGCAGGGGGTGGTTGGATCCGGCATGGGGCCGGGGGTATTGCCTTTGTGGATCGGAACGGCGCTGGCCTGCTTATCGGTTCTGCTGATTGCGCGATCGCTTCGAAGTGGCTTCGTTCGTAAGACGCAGCAACAGGATGGGCAAGCAGGGAACGGCCCACAGGCGCAGTTAGAGGACCCCTTGGCGCAGGATGATCAGGAGCAAAACCTTCAGGCAAAGATTCTTCAGGCGAAGAGTCAGAAGGCGCCTGACCGGCAAGAGCCGCTTCTGGCAAAAGGGGAAGCGTTGGCCGTAACGGAACTGTTTCTGACCTTGGCCATATATGTGCTGGCGATTGACCTCCTGGGATTCGGCAGCGCAACCGTCGGCTTGGTGGCGATTCTCGCCCGCCGCCTCGGCCGGTACGCCCTATGGCGGTGTCTGCTCTATGGAGTGCTCGTTGGCGCAATCGCTATCCTCGTTTTTCGAGAGCTGCTCACCATGCCGTTGCCGGGCGGTTGGAGCGGTTTTTAA
- a CDS encoding ferritin encodes MISPTMQQIFNRQIQVDLNSAFLYLAIANYFDRLKLKGFSTWVMAQHNEELAHANLLIRHLLDRGGVPIIPALPQQPVDFGTPLQAWQAVLEHERYVTSTYQQAYDVALQQRDVQGQAILQNFLVEQVDEVAQSEDIIGKLKLVEGSPGGIFMIDRELAGKRQAQPPK; translated from the coding sequence ATGATAAGTCCGACGATGCAACAAATCTTTAATCGACAGATCCAGGTAGACTTGAATTCGGCCTTTCTATATCTGGCGATCGCGAATTATTTTGATCGCCTGAAGCTGAAGGGCTTTTCCACCTGGGTAATGGCGCAGCACAATGAAGAATTGGCGCATGCCAATCTACTGATCCGACATCTTTTGGACAGAGGCGGGGTGCCGATCATCCCAGCGCTTCCGCAACAACCGGTCGACTTTGGAACCCCTTTGCAAGCATGGCAAGCAGTGCTGGAACATGAGCGTTATGTGACAAGCACCTACCAGCAAGCCTATGACGTGGCTTTGCAGCAACGGGATGTCCAGGGCCAGGCCATCCTCCAGAACTTTCTAGTAGAGCAGGTTGACGAAGTGGCGCAATCAGAAGATATCATCGGCAAGCTAAAACTCGTCGAAGGATCACCTGGAGGAATCTTCATGATTGACCGGGAGCTTGCCGGAAAACGGCAAGCACAGCCGCCGAAGTAA
- a CDS encoding nitroreductase family protein, producing the protein MQEAEGLEKLKKAANIYGAPLAVVVCGDHRKVWVRPFDQKNILDIDASIVTDHMMLQATELGVNTVWICYFNPAVLREEFQIPDEYEAVNILAFGYAAEEGPSPERHDKARKPIEDLVCYEEFK; encoded by the coding sequence ATTCAAGAGGCGGAAGGACTGGAAAAACTCAAAAAAGCGGCCAACATCTACGGCGCGCCGCTGGCCGTCGTCGTCTGTGGCGATCATCGCAAGGTATGGGTGCGTCCCTTTGATCAAAAGAACATCTTGGATATTGATGCGAGCATTGTCACCGACCATATGATGCTGCAGGCGACGGAACTGGGTGTGAATACGGTTTGGATTTGCTACTTCAATCCGGCTGTGTTGCGGGAGGAGTTTCAAATACCAGACGAATATGAAGCCGTCAATATCCTCGCCTTCGGCTATGCGGCGGAGGAAGGGCCATCCCCTGAGCGCCACGATAAGGCGCGCAAACCGATAGAGGACTTGGTTTGCTACGAGGAATTTAAGTAG
- a CDS encoding cation:proton antiporter, which produces MIHTTELAFLLFAVAILSTAFAYKTKKPYPIALVLVGLGIGLADFGFFPELKHFFTEDQVFVTIVVSIFLPVLIGEAAFKLNFRELQEHKRPILALAGVGTLVTYGVVGLLGYYGLGLPLELALLFGALMSATDPVSVLSIFKSLGVDKRLSVIMEGESLFNDGVAIVLFNLTLGLSAMAGAGVLGVAGMFVKVIAGGIAVGALVGLVLSTLTRFYDDYPLENAFVLTAFYGAYFGAEAFHVSGVIAVVVAGLIVGNYGAQVGMSQKTKDSVAVFLDTVTLIANAMVFILVGLEVTREILVLPWIVGAVLVVLIARAVAVYLVGGVAQVPARWLHLLNWGGLKGSLSIALALTLPVGYAGRQEVLVMTFGVVLFSLVVQGLTVGGLVRKLGVTMEKGEESESA; this is translated from the coding sequence TTGATCCACACAACAGAATTGGCCTTCCTACTGTTCGCCGTGGCCATTCTCTCGACGGCCTTTGCTTACAAAACGAAAAAGCCCTACCCGATCGCGCTGGTGCTGGTCGGGCTAGGCATTGGACTGGCCGACTTTGGGTTCTTTCCCGAGTTGAAGCACTTTTTTACGGAAGATCAGGTCTTCGTCACCATCGTCGTTTCGATCTTCCTGCCGGTGCTGATCGGCGAGGCGGCCTTTAAGTTAAACTTTCGGGAGTTGCAGGAACATAAGCGGCCGATTCTGGCGCTGGCGGGCGTTGGGACGCTGGTGACCTACGGCGTGGTGGGCCTGTTGGGGTATTACGGATTGGGGTTGCCCCTGGAGTTGGCCCTGTTGTTCGGGGCGCTGATGAGCGCGACCGATCCCGTGTCAGTGCTTTCGATCTTCAAGAGCCTGGGCGTCGACAAGCGGTTGTCCGTCATCATGGAAGGCGAGAGTCTCTTCAATGACGGAGTGGCCATCGTCTTGTTCAATCTGACGCTCGGTCTTTCGGCCATGGCCGGCGCCGGGGTGCTAGGTGTCGCCGGGATGTTCGTCAAAGTCATCGCCGGCGGGATCGCGGTGGGGGCGCTCGTCGGTCTGGTCCTGTCGACGCTGACGCGATTCTATGACGATTACCCCTTGGAGAATGCCTTTGTGCTGACCGCCTTTTACGGGGCCTATTTTGGCGCCGAGGCTTTTCATGTGTCCGGGGTGATCGCCGTTGTCGTGGCCGGGCTGATCGTCGGCAATTACGGCGCCCAGGTGGGGATGAGCCAGAAGACGAAAGACAGCGTCGCTGTCTTTTTGGATACGGTCACGTTGATCGCCAATGCCATGGTCTTCATTCTGGTTGGCCTGGAGGTGACGCGAGAGATCCTGGTGCTGCCCTGGATTGTGGGGGCGGTTCTGGTGGTGCTGATCGCCCGGGCTGTGGCAGTCTATCTGGTCGGCGGCGTGGCGCAGGTGCCGGCGCGGTGGCTGCACCTGCTGAATTGGGGCGGCTTGAAAGGCTCCCTTTCGATTGCCCTGGCGCTGACTTTGCCGGTCGGGTACGCGGGACGGCAGGAGGTATTGGTCATGACTTTTGGGGTCGTGCTGTTTTCGCTGGTCGTGCAGGGGCTGACGGTAGGCGGGTTGGTGCGGAAACTGGGGGTCACCATGGAGAAGGGGGAGGAGAGCGAAAGCGCTTAA
- a CDS encoding winged helix-turn-helix transcriptional regulator yields MIKGTHPYLAMIATDDDGQRRAVDVGRFFEFFQSFRLLNDEQFEGLPVGAGGGDPRRMIQFKNNVFNCTMELAIELIGGRYKALILWHLLDRTLRFNELRRLIPHATQKMLTQQLRSLEEDGLIIRKVYAEVPPKVEYSLSQSGKNLKPVLEAMCQFGRTYVEEQGLKSN; encoded by the coding sequence TTGATCAAAGGGACGCACCCATACCTTGCGATGATCGCCACAGACGACGACGGCCAGCGGCGCGCCGTAGATGTTGGCCGCTTTTTTGAGTTTTTCCAGTCCTTCCGCCTCTTGAATGACGAGCAGTTTGAAGGGCTGCCTGTTGGCGCCGGTGGGGGCGATCCTCGCCGGATGATACAGTTCAAAAACAACGTTTTCAACTGCACCATGGAATTGGCCATCGAGTTGATCGGCGGCCGTTATAAGGCGCTGATCTTATGGCATCTTTTAGACAGGACGTTGCGCTTCAACGAACTGCGGCGGTTGATCCCCCATGCCACGCAAAAAATGCTGACCCAGCAGTTGCGCAGCCTGGAGGAAGACGGCTTGATCATACGAAAGGTCTACGCCGAGGTTCCTCCGAAGGTAGAGTATTCCCTATCCCAGTCCGGCAAAAACCTGAAGCCGGTATTAGAAGCCATGTGCCAATTTGGGAGGACCTATGTTGAGGAGCAGGGGCTGAAGTCCAATTGA
- a CDS encoding methyltransferase — MPTLAQPIAAPNELLLVGAAFKTGIFDTLYETPMSLTELAERRNLDVRALWTVIEALKSLGYLIEIAEPSPSSESVKSGMPSDLAASCAGDGKLALTEAAEQLFFLENSENYIGHALIHTFNVIRSWSQIPEVLRKGQPAERDQEELDIQGFMAAMKKNAKSAVSVIRPCLEGLTPSGLTVLDLGGGPLNYARPFAAEGCIVTVQDTPEVCQLMEKQLAPGETIRFAPIDFTESVVEGPFDLAFLGNISHIYGPKENLALFRRVHAALKPGGRIAILDFVRAVSPMAAMFAVNMLVNTKTGGTWTMDQYRQWLEEEKRYENVRLVPLEHQHLILAEKASQ, encoded by the coding sequence ATGCCAACCTTGGCCCAACCGATTGCCGCTCCCAACGAACTGCTCCTCGTCGGCGCCGCCTTTAAGACCGGCATCTTCGACACCCTCTATGAAACGCCCATGTCCCTGACCGAACTGGCCGAGCGGCGCAACCTCGATGTTCGCGCCCTCTGGACGGTCATCGAGGCATTAAAGTCGCTGGGATACCTGATCGAGATAGCCGAGCCGAGTCCGTCATCCGAATCAGTCAAGTCTGGTATGCCATCCGACCTGGCTGCGTCATGCGCAGGCGATGGAAAGCTGGCCTTGACGGAAGCAGCCGAGCAGTTGTTCTTCCTGGAAAACAGTGAAAACTACATCGGGCACGCCCTCATCCACACCTTCAATGTCATCCGCAGTTGGTCCCAAATCCCCGAGGTGCTGCGCAAGGGCCAGCCTGCGGAGCGGGACCAGGAGGAACTGGACATCCAGGGCTTCATGGCCGCCATGAAGAAAAACGCCAAATCGGCTGTTTCGGTGATCCGGCCTTGTCTTGAAGGTCTAACCCCCTCCGGGCTAACCGTACTCGATCTAGGCGGCGGCCCCTTGAACTACGCCCGTCCCTTCGCCGCCGAAGGATGCATCGTGACGGTGCAGGATACGCCCGAGGTCTGCCAGTTGATGGAGAAACAACTGGCGCCGGGAGAGACGATTCGTTTCGCGCCCATCGACTTTACCGAGTCCGTCGTCGAAGGCCCCTTTGATCTCGCCTTTCTGGGGAACATCTCCCACATCTACGGCCCCAAGGAAAACCTCGCCCTCTTCCGGCGGGTCCACGCCGCGCTGAAACCCGGTGGCCGCATCGCCATCCTCGATTTTGTCCGCGCCGTCAGTCCCATGGCGGCCATGTTTGCCGTCAACATGCTTGTCAACACGAAGACGGGCGGGACCTGGACGATGGACCAGTACAGACAGTGGCTGGAGGAAGAGAAAAGATACGAAAACGTGCGGCTGGTTCCGCTTGAACATCAGCATTTGATATTGGCGGAGAAAGCATCTCAGTGA